The DNA sequence CTAATTGCTTAGCAGATTTTCTTGCAAAGACGGCAGCAAAATCAAGGAATTCGGATGTCAATATATCTTTCCCATCTCACATTTGGTCGGAGATTGCCCACGATGCAGAATTGAACCTAGAATCGAGACCTAGGTTTCGATTTATCTAATGTCTAtatcttttttcaatttattctcccctgttgatggccatgcagAAGGTGGGGGTatataaattgttttttttaagaTGTATTTTTTGAGCtgtatttttcctctttttttcaataaaattcctgatctttagccaaaaaaaagaatgatgTTTGCTCATTGCATAGATATAACATGGAATACTATGCTTAGAGGCATTAAACTAAGTCAATGAATTGAATAATCTAGTGAATGGAAAATTGGTCCAACGAAGCAGTTGATTTATTTAGGCATCATTCAATGACAAAAGGGAGACCGTCTATAATTCTCATGGGTGAGGTCTAGTTCGAGGATTATTCGTAATACATCACCCTCATTACTAATCTCGTTTTGACTTATCTGAACACGACATGAGAATGAGTGATTTTTGACACGTTTGAAATAAATCCGGACAAAATGTTATGGACTCAAGCTATACTCGACTTAAATGGGTTGACAAATGTTAACAAATAAGAAATGCCATgaggtttcaaaaaaaaaaaaaaacctttggaAGAAAATGGTGATTTTGGTTGAGAGGGTGTGAAAACCCAATAAAAGATGATGGTTGGGCCAACTAAGCCATCCTAGATTTGAGAGAGGTTAGTCTCTTAACCCGAAGACTCGTGATTGAAAATATGAGAATGAGTGATATCCCCTCAATCAACTTAGATCATATGAATGCTCAAATACAAGAGCTTACCAAGATGGTTTCCAATGTGTCATATAGAAATCCGAGATCATAGTTATATCCGCAATCTATGCGGAGATGATTTGGACAACCCCAATATGGTCTTAGGAGAGAACGACATCGAGATCAACTCTAACCCTACTCCACAGCCCATTGTTGAGTCGATTGAGAATCACTTACATAAAAGAGAAGGTGGAAAAGTtcagagctctctctctctctctctctctctctctctcataccaACCTTTTCATCTATGTCTCCTAAAATATCATACCAAACCCCTACTAAAATTCTACCAACCTTCTCACTTAAGCTGCAAGAGCACTGCAATTCTGATGAGAATGTCGATGAGGAGTCTTTATCAGATAATCCAATAATGGTTAGTTTaatataagaacaaaaaaaaaaaaggcaaaattaTATAGTGTTAAAGTTAATAATTTTACTCCGCTAGAATTATCATAGATTTGAATATATTTAATTTATTCTAAACATTATCTATTTAGCTCCCTAACAAATAGAAACATGTGCATTtgtaagtgtgtgtgtgtgtgagacagggagagagagtgtgtgtttatttgttttagtcTTGTTGGTGGTGATGTGAGGGTAGGGATAGATGCATGGGCCAAGAGGGAGATGAAGGCGGGGAAAAAGAGATGCTGGTAGGCTGCaagagaggagggagggggTGACTAGGGATACTAGGAATTTAAATTAATAGGGGGAATGAGATGTTGAAGTGCGCTTTTTGAGGAAATCAAGAAAGAAGGTCAAGGATAGGATAATCTAAGTAACTTAGAGGACAAGAATAAGAGAGTGATAGTAATTAACCCAAAGCAAATCGTACGAAGAATGGATTAAAATGAACGAAATCCCAGACTATGAAATCTATTATTCAAAGAGATGAGTGTACCACCTAATTTTGTCCTCCATAACAAGGATTATTTATGGACAAAGGCAAGGTAAGTATGCTTTTTTCACAGAGGAATCAGATTCCTAGAATAAACCCAGTCTAACTCGATCAATCCCATCTACCCTAACCTAAATTCATTGTGCATGAGTTCATGGAATATTGTTGAGCATAAAAAAGGTCGTGGATCCAACCTGATACTATTTGATGATGTGGGGAAGGTGACAGCAAGTGGTTGTTGATATCCTTCGTCAGAATGTGGTAATCAAACCTAACATGTGCTCGATTCTTATATCATTAGaaagtgctcgaaaatacggtCTTGTTGATAtcttggggaaaaaaattggatgtctagATGCATCGCAATGTCTTCCTGAACTTTAGAGCcattaaaccaaaccaaactcatTCAAAACTccctaaatcaaatcaaatcaaatcaaaccaaacaaattaaatcaaattcaACGAACTTAATCAAACTACCGTAATCGAACCCAAATCAAAACCTAAATTAACTCAACCCAAACCTATCTAAACCACCTTGCACCTTCCTAGCCAATAGGTATTACCCCCTTTCATCCAAAAAGGATTCACCCCCATTTGGATAAATCCTAAGCCACCTCAACCCCTTCAATCTTCCTCCACCTCACCCTTCATTTGTATAAAAGCTCTCCTTCACTCCTTTGAATCGATTAAGCCTCCTCACTCCTTAAAACCGTCCAAAGAATAACTCCTCAGtcaccatttttctctctcctactatcCACGTCCTTCTCTACCTCTTTGATTGCCCTCATCATATATCAACTCAGCCTaccttccttctctttcatatCATCCACCTCCCTTTTGGCAAATGACAgttcttcacccactttaacCCTATCGACATCACACCCCCTTGACCCCTTTAAGAATCAATACATAAGTACATCTACAGCCTCCCTCAACCTCTAGCTGAACCCATAGCCTACCGTTTCTCTCTCATCTACTTCCTTCCTCATCCCTTCCATCAAACAACTCCATAGAAATAACTCTCCAGCCTACCTTCCCTCTTTCCTATCCTCCACCTCCTCTTTGGCCAATGATAATCCCACACCCATTTTAAACTAATCCAAATCACACACCCCTTAACCCCTCTTAAGTACTAACACCTAAGCATAACTACAGCCTCCCCTAACCCCTAGCTGAACCCAATGCCCATCATGACCGTCCCCAAGCCAGGAAAATTTAGGGGAAAATCTTACGGTTCTAgtttttccccctctctcttGCTTCAgtctttttcttataaataatgACTTAAGAGTCAGTCATTCGGTGGACTTTTTATGTCCTTGGTAACTCTTTTGCACCCTTGAACCCCCTCTTGGCTGGCTAGAAAACCTCCTACTTACGTGCTCACTATCTCCCCTTCCTACTTGCTATATTACATCCCAGAGTTGGGGAATTTGCTCAGAAAGTATGCTCAGTTACAGGGTTTGCTCGTAATTTCCtatgttttgatttttatcatttcatgtaatttttttgttatttcatgtGTTTAGGGTAGattcattttctattatttcatgTGCTTAAATTATGATTgtctttctattattttatgtgtagttaaatttcattttttttttttttttcgtatagtgattttctattattttatgtatttaGGGTAGATGTAATCTTCATTATTGCACCTAGTTAAATTAgtaattttttcattattttatgtatttaGGATAGAtgtaattttcttatttttgcaTGTGGTTAAATTAGGCTTGATTTCCTATTATTTCATGTAGGGCTTAGTggtaaattttatcattttaagtAGACTAGAATAGGCttaatttcttattattttatgtgagtGGTATATTTGTAATTTCTTACATTTCATGTGAATAAGTAGGATTATTTTTACCTTTATTTCATGTTCATCCATTTGCATCATAATTTAGTACCAATAAGCATAGCATGCATGCTGGCCCAAGGTTGTTGAGATTCTCGGGAGAGAATATTTGAAATCCAAATATTTAGTAGAAAGACCAATTTTACCAGGCGAGGTGGTTGCCTAACTCCTTCCCACTTTTATAACTTGGCACGGACCACACCAGTGAATGCAGATCATATGAAGTAAAATTCGGGGGTTTGATCCCTTAATTTGGAATCAAACCCCTAATCCCGCTCGATCCCCTAACCTGAATTTGGCTCTCCAACAGAGTCGATCCTAGGGCCTAAATcctaggtgacgactccaaAGATCATGTTTTCCCTATCCCCTATAGTCTTCAGACAGATTTGGAGACATCATCCTATAAAGCAGATAGGTGAGAGGCAATAAGTAGATTCCCAAAGACACCAAAGGGAATGGAGGAGGGGGTAAAACCCCTCACCACCAGATCTTTACCCTTGCAACAGGTTCATCCACCGACCTTGAATTATGAACAGTAAAATAAAACCGTATCAAGGAACCAATGAACCAGATAAGTGGCTATTTAAAAAAGAGGCAATGTTTTCTGTCGGAAAAAGGCCCATGCGCCCATGCATATAGTGGCACACACCTTTTGTGTTTGTGGCATGGGGCCTCTCGTGGATAGAAAACTTTgtttcggaaaaaaaaaaaaataaataaacgaGATGAATAATGCTGATGGTAAATTCCAGTTCAAGAATGAATCGAAAGGAACCAAATCCCCGATTATAAATCTACTACTCATAGAAACGAGTTCATCGACAGACCTAGAATTATGAACTGCAAAGTAAACTGTGAAAAGGAACAAATGAACCATGTTagctatttaaaaaaaaaaaaatgtgtgaacCAGACAGGTAATGCTGATAGTAAACTTTTCTCAGGTCTCAAGTACCATCTAGACGCTGTTTctggcaaaaaaagaaaaaaaaccatccAGACGTTGTGCTTGGATATCAACGATCCAGAATCTCCTACTCATGGACCTAATGAGTTATCTCAATGCAGCAATGTGGAAACTCAAACCCTTGGAGGATATTTCATATTGCTTGCAAGTCTTTCTATAATCAATTTTAGCATATATTCTTCCTTCATGGGTATAAAGAAGGCAATTTTGTTGCCGATGTACTTGCCTCTTCGAGAGCAAGATCTCAAAGTTCTAATTTCTGGCATTCTAATCCTCCTCCTTTTATTGCTTAGTGCAAGTTCCAGCTTTCTTCGCATGCTTGACCGCGACGCACGAAAGCCGTTGCGAGTTAATGCATCCGTTTTCTTTGTTGCGTGAGCCTACAAGCCTTTCTTATTTCAATGCTCGCCTTCTGAATCTTCAGTTAGGGGCCTTTAATATTTTGATTAGAGTAGAGATTGCGAGAGGGCAAAGTGTGTCACCATGTCATAATCGCAAGTCTATTTATAATCGCAACTGTTGTCATAGTCAACAAGGTTGAAACTTCCAAAAAATGCTTCAAATTGGGAGGACGATCCTCCGGTGAACTTGCCGTACCCCAAGCTAAcacaaatgaataaataaagtatACTAGGGCACTTGAGAGAACCATGTCAAAGAAACTCGGCAAAATAACCCTTTACCTTTGGGAGAAGGGTGCTCTCCTATCTTTTGACCAGGAAAGcttttattgttttaccctCGTAGTCAGGACACTTGCGGGGTTCCTTTTCCCTGTCATCTAATATACTAGtgtttttaaccaaaaaataaaaaaaactcatGCGATTTGCAATACTGATAGAGCTTTTCTTTTCGATTTTAATTGGATTTGTTATTCTTCTTTAGAACTTCGAAGATCttgttttttatcaaaaaagaaagcaaTAATGATCCTTGAAACAAAGGGATCACACGTTCACAGTTTCACATTAGGAAAAGTTGAGCAAATCAAACTACTGACGGTTGGCGAGAATGCTTCCTTTTCTTCACTTGAGGTGCAAGAATACcatattcctttttctttttcaaaatttccttcttttccgAAATTAAATATCCAATATTTTACCCTTTGGTGTCTCTGTGACAGCTTATCCTTCCCCAATAAGCTAAGAAAAACCTGAGAAAAGGCTGAAAATTAACAGTGAAAGGTCATTTGTGCAATGAATTATAAAAGGAGATAAGGAGTGAAGCTGAAACATCCACTGATCCACACACCACTTTCGTTTCTTTCCCTCTGACATCCTCAAAAGGTATGCAGaccattagatttgattttAACCACAAACTCTGTTTAAGTCGGTGTCTCTTCACTCCTGCAATGGAAGCAGCACAGGCGGCAGCAACCTTCAAAACCGTTAACTTCCTCACTGCCTTCGCTTCTCCAAGAGCAACAAATCCAACTACCTCAATCCCTCCAGCAACATCTTCCAGGCCAGCCATGGTGGGTATCTGTGCTGCTTCTGGAACCAACACAATTTCCCTAACCCCGAACCCTAAGCACAACTTTTGCTTCGTCACTCGCTGCTCTGCTAAACCAGATGTTCACAACGACAACACAATCAACGAGAAACCAAATGTCAACACAGCCCTAAATTCAAACACCCTTCAAGTGGAACCGTCAGCTTCCCCTCCTAAtcaaacatcttcttcttcatcctctagAGGCTTGGTGTTTGGTCTGGGTCCCGGGAGCTCCTGGGACAGCCAAGAGATTGGATCTCCTGTTGTGAAAAGATACATCAGCGACGACGACGAGAGGTGGTTTCTGTGGTATCATGGGAGCTCGAATGCAGGTCTCTCCTCTGATTCCATAGGATTAGCTGTTTCAAGCAATGGAATCCATTGGGAGAGAGGTGCAGGACCAGTTAAATCAAGCACAGACACTGGTATGGTAATGAACTGTAGCAAAGATTGGTGGGCTTTTGATACCGAGAGTGTTAGGCCTTCTGAAGTTGTGATCATGTCGAGTGCAAAGGTCAGAGCTTCCAGTGCTGTTTACTGGCTTTATTACACTGGGTTTAGTTCTGAGAAGGTGGAGGTTTCAGTTTCTCAGCAACTGTTGGAAGAAAGACACCACGTTTCAAGATCGTTGCCGGGACTAGCGATCAGTCAAGATGGGAGACACTGGGCTCGGATTGAGGGGGAACATCACAGTGGTGCACTGTTTGATGTGGGCACAGATGCTGAATGGGATTCACTGTTTGTTGAGACACCTCGTGTTGTTTTTCACAGTAATGGAGATCTGAGGATGTACTATCACTCATTTGATGCAAGAAGTGGGCACTTCGCAGTAGGAATTGCCAGGTCAAGAGATGGGATTAGATGGGTAAAGCTTGGGAAGATACTTGGGGGTGGACCCAAGGGTTCATTTGATGAGTTAGGTGTGATGAATGTACATGTGATTGGAAACCGGAAGGATGGGGGttatgtaatggcatatgaagGTCTTGCTGCAGATGGGAAGAGGAGTGTTGGATTAGCAGTATCTCCAGATGGGTTGAAGGATTGGGTGAGGTACGGTGAGAGAACAATTCTCACGCCGTCTATGGAAGAAGATGGATGGGATAATCAAGGTGTGGGATCCCCATGTCTGGTTGAGATGGATGGCGATGCTGGTGACTGGAGGCTGTACTATAAAGGTATTGGAAAGGGAGGAAGAAGTGGAATAGGACTGGCAGTTTCTGAAGGCAGTGGGTTTAGAAGTTTCAGAAGATGGACGGGTTTTCATCtctaatatttttatataatgGATTGTCTACACCAAAAATAGTGTTTTATGGTCAATCCAAATTGAATATGGGAACctcaattcttttttcttttatcggTTTAGTTTCTGTTCTATTTCTTAAATACGAAATTGGCACTCATTTTTATggctcaaaaaaaataaaaggggggggggggcattttATAACTTGCACGTGTTATTGATAGCACCACAAATAAGAGCTTTCATATTGATGATTTCTACACCCCTAGGAGAACTATGAATTTTTATCTTCCTTGTGTACAGCATAACCTACTCAGAGTCAGACTCTGATGATAGCACCTGGAATGCATCTTTTGGTTCCACATCAGTGATTGACGGCGGTGTGTCTtgatttgataatctagtgctatttctttgcatggatCTGAACCTTTCCTGCAAAGAAGCATGAACTTTTGTTATCAATTGGTGCATATACCATGGACATTCTTTAACATAtggaactaatatcatacaacatccaaaaccagCCTTTCTATAACATAAAATGACATAGGTTGTTCAGCTAAAACACCCCATCTGtggtaacatatatggattataaGTTCATGACCTAAAGCCAAAACTTGACctaaattgcaataaatcataccaaagcaggatggccACTTATTTCTAACTCGGTCTACAGCCATCCATAGGCATTTCAGTCTCCAAGGGTACACTGAAGACATTTTCATCAATTTGAAGCAAGTGTCGAGGCACAAGGTTCAGAAACTTGTCAAGATACTCATAGACCTGGTTATACTTATTTCACATTTAATCTTTTCTGTCAACATCTATTTACTACAGGATAGAACAGCAATTGCGGGCATTCAAATAGAAaagattacaaattcacatttAACATATTAGAATCGATGTGTATCTGGAAAAATAGTTCCTGGAGTAGGCACACACTAATCTCGTTTCAATctatccaacaaaaaaaaatctttcacaCCACGCACCTTTGTACTTTGTTGGTTTGAAGGACTTGGCTGAGTTGACTTACTCCTTCGCCGCCAGATGCTGCCAGATGATATCAATGCTCCTAACAGAAAGATTGGACCAAGTCTTGGATCTGCCAAGAGATCATAGATACTATTCATGACGCTCTGAATCTTATGTTTCATTCCTTCAGTTTTAGATCTAATGCTCTGGGCCCCTCTTGACCAGATTGGATCTGCGTCCTCAGGAATAAGCTCAGGAGTTTTGGTCCTctgaaaataaattgaaatgcACAAGTAATGGCAGTGTCAGAGAGATGCCACATAAACTCCACAGATACATCTATAGTCTATACATGCtcttttttagttatttaattttgataGATTATGGTATATATGCTCATTGTGTGGTATTCTTGATTAAAGTAATAGTATGGGGTGGATGCCCATAGCTAGCGGGTAATCAAGTGGATTATGGGCAACTATGATCACGGGTGAGGCTGCCACTTCATTTCTACATAAGCTTTTCATGTAGCAGCACATCCCATGTATTGCCATATTGAAACCCTCCAATCATCAAGTCCCATCATGGAGAGCTGGAGAAAAATCCACAATATTTTTCCTTTGGTCAGCAATCCACtacttctgttgcaaccaaattAGTTGCTCATGAAATTCTGAATGCTAGTCATAGAGCAGCTACTGAAAATAAATGAAGTTTTTTAGGTGTGATAAAACTGTTATCTCAGAAGCATCCTATAAGATTCAAATATAGTAACTTACATATAAGGGAAGATCCCTGGAATCACCGTCCTTGATTATTTGTGAAACCCACTGAATAATCTGCAGATAAAACatattgaaaaagaaatattCATGAGAAACACATCAATTGATGTCACAAGGAAAACTAGTTTAAACAAAAGTTATTCTCTCACTTGATTGAAGAGATGAGTTTACAATGATTTCATAGTACTAAACTCATTGATTAAGCACCAGAAAAGGTTCAGCTGCGGTTGGTTTACTCCTGGACCAGCTTTTGGTCCAAAACAGACCCAAGCCAAACCTTGCAGTTCTGCTTCCAACAGTTTTTCTGGTGTAGTCTTGAGCCAGCATTGGCTCACTAGGTCAGTCCAAGCATGGGTCAGTTTAGGGGCTGTTTACTAGTTATTACTCTCTCTTTTCTGCTTTGATAATGTCCTAGTTAGCACAGACTTCCTCCCATAGCCTATGGTTAAGAGGTTTTCATTGTCTTTCTCTGTTTGGTTTCCTAGTCTGGTCAGGTTTTAGTAGTACTATAAATAAGATTTAAGGGCTCTCAGCCCTCCATGATTTTATGAGTCGATAACACATGTGGCTTTTCACCTCAAAATTCTGTGGTGATTCATAATTCTGCTGTTGTGATTCAGTGACCCCTGTTGTGGTGATTCCACTCCAGGCCATTGATGGTGCTTCtgtgatgccttttggcttgaCCATTGCCCCAGCAACGTTTTGCACCCTGATGAGCGGTTGTTCCACCCCTACCTGGACCAGTTTGTGGTGGTATATCTTGCTCCCACCAAAGGTCTTTGATTGTGTTTGTTATGTGAatgttaacaaatcctcccgcaccaaacttgatcccaaggctttaaaatgcctctttcttgggtattcttccaccaccaaaggctacaagtgttGTCACCCTTCCTCTCGCAAGCaacttctttccaaagatgccACCTTTCTTGAGTCTGCCCTACTTTGCACCTCATCAGCATCCTTTTCAGGGGGAGAATggaaatgaaagtgaaaaggctactgatgCCATCCCATTTCTTACTCCATTGCCTCTTACTCCTTTTTCCATTGATATTTGTAAaaataaagaggtggatgatgttgCTACTATGGATGAACCTTGTACAGAGAAGGCACATGTTATTATGTACATAtgaaggacaaagaagacctgccaagagtcctccTCGTCTCCACATCCTGAGCTTCCTCTTCCTCAGTCAAGTAACATCTCCTCCCCTCATTTGGAGTTGGATCTTCCTATTGCCGTTCATAAgggtaagagagcttgtactaatcctatagcctagtttcctatgatgctctctctcctacagATGTTGCTTTTGCAGCCGCTCTTTCTTCTACTTCCATCCTCAAAACTGTTACTGAGGCTATGTCAGACCCTAGGTGGAAACAAGCCATgtcagaggaaatgatggctcttGAGAAGAACTGTACCTGGAAACTGGTTGACCTTCCCAAGGGGAGAATCCCAGTTGGATGCAAATGGATCTATACAGTCAAGTACCGATCAaatggtgctattgagaggcaagattggtggccaaagggtacagtcaagtgtatggaattgactatcaggagacctttgctcctgtggccaaacataactctaTAAGAGTTCTTTTATCTGTGGCAGCAAACAGAGATTGGCCCCTAtatcagttagatgtgaagaatccCATCCTCCAtggagatttagaggaagaagtgtatatgcaacCTCCTCCTGGCTTCAAGTTTCCAACAAAAGATGGGAAGGTGTGTCTCCTAAAGAAGGCACTTTATGGTCTAAAATAGtcaccaaaggcttggtttgagaggttcagacAAGCCATTCTGAAAAATGGATACTCCCAGAGTCAAGCAGACCACATATTATTTACTCGGAGAGGTGGGACCATCACAGCACtgattgtgtatgttgatgatgttGTGGTAGCTAAAGATGATAATGAGGAGATAACTAGGCTGAAAGCTTATTTGGCTAGACAGTTTGAGATCAAGTATCTAGgacacttgaaatatttcttgggtattgaagtgTCAAGGTTTATGAATGGAATCAATGTATGCCAGAGAAAATTTATTCTAGATCTATTGAAGGAAACAGGAATGTTGGGTTGTAAACCaacaagttctcctattgagcagaattATAAGCTAGGAGAGGATTGTGGCCCTTCCCTTGTTGATGTAAGGAAATACCAGAGGCTAGTAGGGAAGCTGATTTATCTATCTCTGACTCGCCCAAACATTTCTTATGCAGTGGGAGTAgtgagccagtttatgcatgcacccaagagtgggcacttggatgttgtGTACCGTATCCATAGATACTTGAAGCCCTCTCCAGAAAAAGGACTTTTGTATGCCAggaacaatcacttgaggatTGAAGGCTATTccgatgttgattgggctggatccatTTCCGACAGAAGATTTACATCTGGTTATTGCACATTTATGGGTGGAAATCTGGTTACATGGAGAAGCAAGAAACAGTCGGTTGTAGCTAGATCCAGTGCAGAGACtaaatacagagctatggctcatgcTGTTTGGGAGCACACTTGGCTGTGTCGATTGGTTCTCGAGTTGGGGTATGACACTAAAGGACCTATGAGACTCTACTGTGACAACAAAGCAGCCataagcattgctcacaacccagtACAACATaatagaacaaagcacattgaagtggacCAACaattcatcaaggagaagattgATTCTAGTAATATTTGCACACCCTTTGTGAGGACATGTGATCAATTGGCaaacatcttcaccaaaggactcATTTCTCACCAGTTCAGTACCCTCTtatgcaagctgggaatgtatgacatATATTCACCAACTTGAGCGGGAGTGTTAGAATATTGTGTTAGGGGTACATTAGGAACTGTTTATTGTTAAGTGGTCCCtatatgtaattttctttatttccctTATTTAGCTTTCACCCcccttagggaggaatatgtaatttccTAAACAATGTTTAAATCTAATGTGGGTGAGATGAGCAAAAGCTCATTCACGATTTTGGCTCCCATCGTGTCTCTCTTTCTGTCATcgtctctccttcttcttccttcctctcttccatcttcttccctcatctctaaccctaaCATCCTTCATTTCTAACTGACATTGTGGTCAATAGTGGGATGCTTGAAGAGCACGTGGAGCACTTACTTCCAGATATTACACGACAACCAGTTTGATGTCAAGAAGGAAAAGTGCTTTTTTGCTTGACAAGAAGTCTTGTTCCTTGAACATCGGATCAAGGGAGGGACCATTTGCAGAGCTTAGAAGCCAGGATTGGGAGCTGAGCCGCTTCAAGAGGAAACCCGGGAAAAGCTTAACCTCAGTGTACCAAGGTCTGGGGCTGAATCCGATCCaaaccaaaagagaaagagtCAGTGCCAAGTGAAAAATTCTCTAATTCTGACTGAGTTCTTTGTCCTACTTCTCACCCGGTGATTCCCTAGCTGCTGAAAAAAGTAGTTGACTTGACCAGAATCACAAGTTTTCAATGATTCCGACAATTGGGAATCATTCCTAGGGAAGGCCATATCCTcctatcttctttttctttattttcttccctaCGATCAGAATTCAAGTAACTCCCCTGCATAATCTTTTCTCcagt is a window from the Macadamia integrifolia cultivar HAES 741 chromosome 5, SCU_Mint_v3, whole genome shotgun sequence genome containing:
- the LOC122079808 gene encoding uncharacterized protein LOC122079808, whose protein sequence is MQTIRFDFNHKLCLSRCLFTPAMEAAQAAATFKTVNFLTAFASPRATNPTTSIPPATSSRPAMVGICAASGTNTISLTPNPKHNFCFVTRCSAKPDVHNDNTINEKPNVNTALNSNTLQVEPSASPPNQTSSSSSSRGLVFGLGPGSSWDSQEIGSPVVKRYISDDDERWFLWYHGSSNAGLSSDSIGLAVSSNGIHWERGAGPVKSSTDTGMVMNCSKDWWAFDTESVRPSEVVIMSSAKVRASSAVYWLYYTGFSSEKVEVSVSQQLLEERHHVSRSLPGLAISQDGRHWARIEGEHHSGALFDVGTDAEWDSLFVETPRVVFHSNGDLRMYYHSFDARSGHFAVGIARSRDGIRWVKLGKILGGGPKGSFDELGVMNVHVIGNRKDGGYVMAYEGLAADGKRSVGLAVSPDGLKDWVRYGERTILTPSMEEDGWDNQGVGSPCLVEMDGDAGDWRLYYKGIGKGGRSGIGLAVSEGSGFRSFRRWTGFHL